A single region of the Hyalangium ruber genome encodes:
- a CDS encoding anti-sigma factor family protein yields MTCQELDRLLYPYLDGEFQPEERMDVETHLEACSACTRRVEQEREIRQTLRRAARHSLQSSRAPQSLRAGIQVGLKREQRRATQAQFLRVSAAALVVVAVGGGWISMRPERHQRFVEDAARRHAKGLPYEIANAAPEHVEAWFENKLDHTVLVPRLPNARLSGARLSNVESYPAAYISYETRPAKEGEEARRIGVFVFDDARRELNAQDLPSVQADSNTGYNVAIWRDGEIVYELVADLSEADIRKLIQEQERASGLASAPRPAQTLVPVQHTSHVP; encoded by the coding sequence ATGACCTGCCAGGAACTCGATCGCTTGCTCTACCCCTACCTCGACGGCGAGTTTCAGCCCGAGGAGCGGATGGACGTGGAGACCCACCTCGAGGCGTGCTCGGCTTGCACGCGACGGGTGGAGCAGGAACGCGAAATTCGCCAGACGCTTCGCCGCGCCGCGCGCCACTCGCTCCAGTCGAGCCGCGCCCCCCAGTCGCTGCGGGCCGGCATCCAGGTGGGGCTCAAGCGCGAGCAGCGCCGGGCCACGCAGGCCCAGTTCCTACGCGTGAGCGCCGCGGCCCTCGTCGTCGTGGCCGTGGGCGGCGGGTGGATCTCCATGCGCCCTGAGCGGCACCAGCGATTCGTGGAGGACGCCGCGCGCCGCCACGCCAAGGGCCTGCCCTACGAGATCGCCAACGCCGCCCCGGAGCACGTGGAGGCCTGGTTCGAGAACAAGCTGGACCACACCGTGCTGGTCCCTCGGCTGCCCAACGCCCGGCTGTCCGGCGCCCGCCTCTCCAACGTGGAGAGCTACCCGGCCGCCTACATCAGCTACGAGACCCGACCCGCCAAGGAGGGCGAGGAGGCCCGCCGCATCGGCGTCTTCGTGTTCGATGACGCGCGGCGTGAGCTGAATGCCCAGGACCTGCCCTCCGTGCAGGCGGACTCGAATACCGGCTACAATGTGGCCATCTGGCGCGACGGCGAGATCGTCTACGAGCTGGTGGCGGATCTGTCCGAGGCGGACATCCGCAAGCTGATCCAGGAGCAGGAGCGTGCCTCGGGCCTGGCCAGCGCGCCACGTCCCGCGCAGACCCTGGTTCCCGTGCAGCACACCTCCCACGTCCCCTGA
- a CDS encoding homoserine dehydrogenase has protein sequence MKEIGIALLGLGNVGLGTYRILADHARDIERRLGARVRVRHILVRDSGRARPEDVPAALITRDIAPILADPEVSVVVEVMGGLSPAREFLEKAIASGRHVVTANKALLTAHGEALFSQALARGVDLHFEGAVCGGIPIIRTLREALASDRVSSIHGIVNGTTNFILSAMADEGSTYEDALARAQKLGYAEADPTLDVNGMDAAQKLCLLASLAFAARVSPKDVHVEGITSLRPVDITLGREAGYVLKLLAIARRLPEGLDVRVHPAFIPGASPLADVRGAFNAVLLQSAALGASLFSGLGAGSLPTGSAVVSDIIDICRNLLAGVSGRLPMLSAPYVQEVPQIPSDERRGPVYLRFSVSDEPGVLGRIATVLGEKGVSLASVIQRPARPEDPHATIVVFTHTARERDVQAAVQWIDALRSTRSPTQVIRIEEGPGVLRVGG, from the coding sequence ATGAAGGAGATTGGCATCGCGCTGCTGGGCCTGGGCAACGTGGGGCTCGGGACGTATCGGATCCTCGCGGACCACGCGCGGGACATCGAGCGGCGGCTGGGCGCCCGGGTGCGGGTGCGCCACATCCTGGTGCGCGACAGCGGCAGGGCCCGGCCCGAGGATGTGCCCGCGGCGCTCATCACCCGGGACATCGCCCCCATCCTCGCGGACCCCGAGGTGTCGGTGGTGGTGGAGGTGATGGGGGGCCTGTCGCCCGCCAGGGAGTTCCTGGAGAAGGCGATCGCCTCGGGGCGCCACGTCGTCACCGCCAACAAGGCGCTGCTCACCGCGCATGGCGAGGCGCTCTTCTCCCAGGCGCTGGCGCGCGGGGTGGACCTGCACTTCGAGGGCGCCGTCTGCGGCGGCATCCCCATCATCCGCACCCTGCGCGAGGCGCTGGCCTCGGATCGGGTGTCCTCCATCCACGGCATCGTCAACGGGACGACGAACTTCATCCTCTCGGCGATGGCGGACGAGGGCTCCACGTACGAGGACGCGCTCGCTCGGGCGCAGAAGCTGGGCTACGCCGAGGCCGACCCCACGCTGGACGTGAACGGCATGGACGCGGCGCAGAAGCTCTGCCTGCTGGCCTCGCTGGCGTTCGCCGCCCGCGTGTCTCCCAAGGATGTGCATGTGGAGGGCATCACCAGCCTTCGCCCCGTGGACATCACCCTGGGCCGCGAGGCGGGCTACGTGCTCAAGCTCCTGGCCATCGCCCGGCGCCTGCCCGAGGGCCTGGACGTGCGCGTCCACCCGGCCTTCATCCCCGGGGCCAGCCCGCTGGCGGACGTGCGCGGCGCCTTCAACGCGGTGCTGCTCCAGTCGGCGGCGCTCGGGGCCTCGCTCTTCTCCGGTCTGGGCGCGGGCTCGCTGCCCACCGGCAGCGCCGTGGTGTCGGACATCATCGACATCTGCCGCAACCTGCTGGCGGGCGTCTCCGGCCGGCTGCCCATGCTGAGCGCGCCCTATGTCCAGGAGGTGCCTCAAATCCCCTCGGATGAGCGGCGCGGGCCCGTCTACCTGCGCTTCTCCGTGAGCGATGAGCCGGGCGTGCTCGGCCGTATCGCCACGGTGCTCGGCGAGAAGGGCGTGAGCCTGGCCTCGGTCATCCAGCGTCCGGCGCGACCCGAGGATCCGCACGCCACCATCGTCGTCTTCACCCACACCGCCCGCGAGCGGGATGTGCAGGCGGCGGTGCAGTGGATTGACGCGCTGCGCAGCACTCGCTCTCCCACCCAGGTCATCCGCATCGAAGAGGGGCCAGGGGTGCTGAGGGTGGGCGGCTGA
- a CDS encoding sigma-70 family RNA polymerase sigma factor has product MLDFRQPNRTKQEFEELALAHLDPLYSAALRLTKNERDAEDLVQDTCMRAYRFFDKFERGTNIKAWLFKILTNTFINRYRRKVKERTVVEGVEREAVHERFVSRDATDFAANPEQYFFDRLLSDDVLRAIDSLPIDFRLVVILADLQEFSYKEIAEILECPVGTVMSRLFRGRKLLQKTLREYAEGQGVFRHDGDPVVAPTAGAANLDEYRQRKKTG; this is encoded by the coding sequence ATGTTGGACTTCAGGCAACCGAACCGGACGAAGCAAGAATTCGAGGAGTTGGCGCTGGCCCATCTGGACCCGCTCTACTCCGCGGCGCTACGGCTGACGAAGAACGAGCGCGATGCCGAGGACCTGGTGCAGGACACCTGCATGAGGGCCTACCGCTTCTTCGACAAGTTCGAGCGCGGCACCAACATCAAAGCCTGGCTCTTCAAGATCCTCACCAACACCTTCATCAACCGCTATCGGCGCAAGGTGAAGGAGCGCACGGTGGTGGAGGGCGTGGAGCGCGAGGCGGTGCATGAGCGCTTCGTGAGCCGGGACGCGACGGACTTCGCGGCCAACCCCGAGCAGTACTTCTTCGACCGGCTGCTGTCGGACGATGTGCTGCGCGCCATCGACTCGCTGCCCATCGACTTCCGGTTGGTGGTCATCCTCGCGGACCTTCAGGAGTTCTCCTACAAGGAGATCGCCGAGATCCTCGAGTGCCCCGTGGGCACGGTGATGAGCCGGCTGTTCCGCGGTCGCAAGCTGCTGCAGAAGACGCTGCGCGAGTACGCCGAGGGCCAGGGTGTATTCCGCCACGATGGCGATCCGGTGGTGGCGCCGACCGCGGGTGCCGCCAACCTGGATGAGTACCGGCAAAGGAAGAAGACGGGGTAG
- a CDS encoding response regulator: MSRVLVIDDSPMLVELTVRALSAAGYQASGAMDLASLEQKLAEGPFTLILMDVNMPEMFGDDVVEYLRTVKKVSAKLVLHSDIPEQELAGKARTSGADGYILKSGGLEAMLGEVIKLIGPPTLAPAETPAATPTSAPTPAAATPPAAGSPASAKPGARKPRILIVDDSEMTARIIEADLVTKGFEVHVADNAEKATKIILKKQTRPDLVLLDVRMPNVNGEQFCRFIKSNSLFKGIKVLLCSGENVEELQRICREAGADGYVPKDAVMSSLVARELTPAAAGQE; this comes from the coding sequence ATGTCCCGCGTATTGGTCATCGACGACAGCCCGATGCTGGTGGAGCTCACCGTGCGGGCGCTCAGCGCGGCGGGCTATCAGGCAAGCGGCGCGATGGATCTGGCCAGCCTCGAGCAGAAGCTCGCCGAGGGGCCGTTCACGCTCATCCTGATGGACGTGAACATGCCGGAGATGTTCGGGGACGATGTCGTCGAGTACCTGCGCACCGTCAAGAAGGTCTCCGCCAAGCTGGTGCTGCACTCGGACATCCCCGAGCAGGAGCTGGCCGGCAAGGCGCGCACTTCGGGCGCCGACGGCTACATCCTCAAGAGCGGTGGCCTGGAGGCCATGCTCGGTGAGGTGATCAAGCTCATCGGGCCCCCCACCCTCGCCCCGGCCGAGACTCCCGCCGCTACACCTACATCTGCCCCTACCCCGGCCGCCGCGACTCCCCCGGCTGCCGGGAGTCCCGCCAGTGCGAAGCCCGGGGCCCGCAAGCCGCGCATCCTGATCGTGGATGACAGCGAGATGACGGCGCGGATCATCGAGGCGGATCTGGTGACCAAGGGCTTCGAGGTCCACGTCGCCGACAACGCGGAGAAGGCGACGAAGATCATCCTCAAGAAGCAGACGCGGCCGGATCTGGTGCTGCTGGACGTGAGGATGCCGAACGTGAACGGCGAGCAGTTCTGCCGGTTCATCAAGAGCAACAGCCTCTTCAAGGGCATCAAGGTGTTGCTCTGTTCAGGAGAGAACGTTGAGGAGCTGCAGCGCATCTGCCGCGAGGCCGGGGCGGACGGCTACGTCCCCAAGGACGCGGTGATGAGCAGCCTGGTGGCCCGGGAGCTGACTCCCGCCGCCGCCGGGCAGGAGTAG
- a CDS encoding radical SAM protein, which produces MKSSPKLLFADPKGRVMEHPYLIATLRSGEELVPPQDSPIPLPEAGRLVHLPGRLPVGLNPDTGELELVREMKVSGKSFVPNAVGALLPPGYTRTFLPGEVKGDGPILPQWAYTAAAWGKDGPVAWAIHTDKRSHWDPVKYSTPEMKALVDEHMARFPGSRVLKQLKTCALLYRCFTSQNTFYVRDEAAIPASVMCNARCVGCISDQPEDGPPASHERMDDGPSGEEMGAIGLYHLEHAPGRTMVSFGQGCEGEPLTRYKAIAEAIRYMRERTDKGSININTNASLTHGLAALFDAGLDAVRVSLNSAVKDLYEAYYKPVKYTWEDVEASIALARERGAYLALNLLLFPGVTDREGEVQALERLVSKYRVDQVQTRSLAIDPLQYLEVARDKGAGGEPVGIRDLLKRLKAARPGLIIGNFARGLEERDNAAGR; this is translated from the coding sequence ATGAAGTCGTCGCCCAAGCTGCTGTTCGCCGATCCCAAGGGTCGGGTGATGGAGCACCCCTACCTCATCGCCACCTTGCGAAGCGGGGAGGAGCTCGTCCCCCCGCAGGACTCGCCCATCCCGCTGCCCGAGGCGGGGCGGCTCGTCCACCTGCCAGGTCGCCTGCCAGTGGGGCTCAACCCGGACACGGGGGAGCTGGAGCTGGTGCGAGAGATGAAGGTGAGCGGCAAGAGCTTCGTGCCCAACGCCGTAGGGGCGCTGCTGCCGCCGGGCTACACGCGGACCTTCCTGCCCGGAGAGGTGAAGGGCGACGGGCCCATTCTTCCGCAGTGGGCGTATACGGCCGCGGCGTGGGGCAAGGACGGACCGGTGGCGTGGGCGATCCACACGGACAAGCGCAGCCATTGGGATCCGGTGAAGTACTCCACGCCGGAGATGAAGGCGTTGGTGGACGAGCACATGGCGCGCTTTCCGGGCAGCCGGGTGCTCAAGCAGCTCAAGACGTGCGCGCTGCTGTACCGGTGCTTCACCTCGCAGAACACCTTCTATGTGCGTGACGAGGCCGCCATCCCCGCCTCGGTCATGTGCAACGCGCGCTGCGTGGGCTGCATCTCGGATCAGCCGGAGGACGGTCCTCCCGCCTCGCACGAGCGGATGGACGACGGGCCCTCCGGGGAGGAGATGGGGGCCATTGGCCTCTACCACCTGGAGCACGCGCCGGGCCGGACCATGGTGAGCTTCGGCCAGGGCTGCGAGGGCGAGCCGCTCACCCGGTACAAGGCCATCGCCGAGGCCATCCGCTACATGCGGGAGCGCACGGACAAGGGCTCGATCAACATCAACACCAACGCCAGCCTCACGCACGGGCTGGCGGCGCTGTTCGACGCGGGGCTGGACGCGGTGCGCGTCTCGCTCAACTCGGCGGTGAAGGATCTCTACGAGGCCTACTACAAGCCGGTGAAGTACACGTGGGAGGACGTGGAGGCGTCCATCGCGCTGGCGCGCGAGCGGGGCGCCTACCTCGCGCTCAACCTGCTGCTGTTCCCCGGCGTCACCGACCGCGAGGGCGAGGTCCAGGCCCTGGAGCGACTGGTGAGCAAGTACCGCGTGGATCAGGTGCAGACGCGCTCGCTGGCGATCGATCCCCTCCAATATCTGGAGGTGGCGCGGGACAAGGGCGCGGGCGGCGAGCCGGTGGGCATCCGCGATCTGCTGAAGCGGCTGAAGGCGGCCCGACCCGGGCTGATCATCGGCAACTTCGCGCGCGGACTCGAGGAGCGCGACAACGCGGCTGGGCGGTAG
- a CDS encoding chemotaxis protein CheW produces the protein MAPDRALTTQARPEQEFFCFRVGTLRLGVPSENVLEVLRAGLLTPLPRAPSFLLGVTGHRGEVLPVIDLLRFLAKGEARILPRTRIFVGVSGSYVAGVLADTVLGLRRILVSDILPPPVGADAATEHLLGVVQGPTAEETINLLNFAKLLETARQRAVAR, from the coding sequence ATCGCCCCGGACCGTGCCCTCACCACGCAAGCACGGCCCGAGCAAGAGTTCTTTTGCTTCCGTGTAGGAACGCTCCGCCTGGGGGTCCCCAGCGAGAACGTCCTCGAGGTGCTCCGGGCAGGGCTCCTGACGCCTCTGCCGCGCGCCCCGTCCTTCCTGCTGGGCGTCACGGGTCACCGGGGTGAGGTGCTGCCCGTCATCGACCTGCTGCGCTTCCTGGCCAAGGGCGAGGCGCGCATCCTCCCGCGCACCCGCATCTTCGTGGGTGTCAGCGGCAGCTACGTGGCCGGGGTACTGGCCGACACGGTGCTGGGGCTGCGGCGCATCCTCGTCTCCGATATTCTTCCGCCCCCCGTGGGCGCCGACGCCGCCACCGAGCACCTGCTGGGCGTCGTCCAGGGGCCCACGGCCGAAGAGACCATCAACCTGCTCAACTTCGCCAAGCTGCTCGAGACCGCGCGGCAGCGGGCGGTGGCGCGATGA
- a CDS encoding type III pantothenate kinase, with translation MLLVIDVGNTNTVLGVYEGKKLLAHWRVETSARRTYDEYGISVLQLFAWSGIDPGKVTAVAVSSVVPTLQFNLEKMSERYFKTRPMFVGPGVKTGMPILYDNPREVGADRIVNSVAAYEKHHGGLIVVDFGTATTFDAVSPKGEYLGGAICPGINIAMEALFQNASKLPRVEFARPPHVVGRNTVHSMQSGLVYGYVGLVDGICQRMQAELGFPVKVVATGGLAPLVSSESKTIQEVDEFLTLEGLRIIYGRNHAT, from the coding sequence ATGCTCCTGGTCATCGACGTCGGCAACACCAACACCGTCCTCGGGGTGTACGAGGGCAAGAAGCTCCTGGCGCACTGGCGCGTGGAGACGAGCGCCCGGCGCACCTATGACGAGTACGGCATCTCCGTGCTCCAGCTCTTCGCGTGGAGCGGCATCGATCCCGGCAAGGTGACGGCGGTGGCCGTCTCCAGCGTGGTGCCCACGCTCCAGTTCAACCTGGAGAAGATGAGCGAGCGCTACTTCAAGACGCGCCCCATGTTCGTGGGGCCGGGCGTGAAGACGGGCATGCCCATCCTCTACGACAACCCGCGCGAGGTGGGTGCCGACCGCATCGTCAACTCGGTGGCGGCCTACGAGAAGCACCACGGCGGCCTCATCGTCGTGGACTTCGGCACCGCCACCACCTTCGACGCGGTGTCCCCCAAGGGCGAGTACCTGGGCGGGGCCATCTGCCCGGGCATCAACATCGCCATGGAGGCGCTGTTCCAGAACGCCTCGAAGCTGCCCCGGGTGGAGTTCGCCCGGCCACCCCACGTGGTGGGCCGCAACACGGTGCATTCGATGCAGTCCGGCCTGGTCTACGGGTACGTGGGGCTGGTGGACGGCATCTGCCAGCGGATGCAGGCCGAGCTGGGCTTCCCCGTGAAGGTGGTGGCCACCGGGGGCCTGGCGCCGCTGGTGTCCAGCGAGTCGAAGACCATCCAGGAAGTGGATGAGTTCCTCACGCTCGAAGGCCTGCGAATCATCTACGGAAGGAACCACGCGACATGA
- a CDS encoding response regulator codes for MSKKILIVESDSSLSSSMREALEAKGFVVDETTDGKGSVEQIRRDRPDLVVLAVDLSGGQNGYLICGKLKKDDDLKNVPIVIIGNPDGFAAHRKLKAHADEYVAKPVDSDLLVERVGALIGFPEVVVGEVVEDEGLTLDSLTDDEPLSQDEPLTGETSAEEIAVEGESSGGGEELDMLDEAFSDMSGGDAAEEEPVVAPPEAGGGDEEFSALDNLGRDAEDALDALGDDDSEKTQIGFMPAAPTPPAPVASPPVRAVAPPPSTSASSSRPAVTSTPAAPAMSAADAAELRNLRAKVAELQSALEDAQSQTSTAESRVQELESQLETQSTELETARASAGKNDKDTFALRDSVNKKDKEILRLKSELNLKEQEKDKEISRIKNELSQKEHEFVELQDKQLEMERQVTDSAAEMARRDAQIKTLTTKVDQLTADKKKVDQQLVAAKDEARGASSKLTALQAEVDAHNEQQATAQAELDELRGRVGQIEADLEAARGEAEELRGQAESARQEASELQGQLEAAQSELETVRGELTSQAAQASEEAEGLRKRVSELEEAAVRNEERVTKLYSRIKNDEKLRERAKKALGIAQQLLEEQPSVEEDADEAAA; via the coding sequence ATGTCCAAGAAAATCCTGATCGTCGAAAGTGACTCCTCCCTCTCCTCCTCCATGCGTGAGGCACTCGAGGCCAAGGGCTTCGTGGTGGACGAGACCACGGACGGCAAGGGCAGCGTCGAGCAGATCCGCAGGGATCGCCCGGACCTGGTGGTGCTCGCGGTGGATCTGTCCGGCGGACAGAACGGCTACCTCATCTGCGGCAAGCTGAAGAAGGACGACGATCTCAAGAACGTCCCCATCGTCATCATCGGCAACCCGGACGGGTTCGCCGCGCACCGCAAGCTCAAGGCCCACGCCGACGAGTACGTGGCCAAGCCGGTGGACTCGGATCTGCTGGTGGAGCGCGTGGGCGCGCTGATCGGCTTTCCCGAAGTCGTCGTCGGCGAGGTGGTCGAGGACGAAGGCCTGACGCTCGACAGCCTCACGGATGACGAGCCGCTGTCGCAGGACGAGCCGCTCACCGGCGAGACCTCCGCCGAGGAGATCGCCGTCGAGGGCGAGTCCTCCGGCGGTGGCGAAGAGCTGGACATGCTCGACGAGGCCTTCAGCGACATGTCCGGCGGCGATGCGGCCGAGGAGGAGCCCGTGGTGGCGCCTCCGGAGGCCGGTGGCGGCGACGAGGAGTTCTCCGCGCTCGACAACCTGGGCCGGGACGCCGAAGACGCGCTGGACGCGCTGGGTGACGACGACAGCGAGAAGACGCAGATCGGCTTCATGCCGGCGGCGCCCACTCCGCCGGCTCCGGTCGCCTCGCCTCCGGTCCGTGCCGTGGCGCCTCCGCCCTCGACTTCGGCCTCCAGCTCCCGCCCCGCGGTGACCTCGACGCCGGCCGCTCCGGCGATGTCCGCGGCGGATGCCGCCGAGCTGCGCAACCTGCGCGCCAAGGTGGCCGAGCTGCAGAGCGCGCTGGAGGATGCCCAGTCCCAGACTTCGACGGCCGAGAGCCGCGTCCAGGAGCTCGAGTCCCAGCTGGAGACGCAGTCCACGGAGCTGGAGACGGCGCGCGCCTCGGCCGGCAAGAACGACAAGGACACCTTCGCCCTCCGCGACTCCGTCAACAAGAAGGACAAGGAGATCCTCCGGCTCAAGAGCGAGCTGAACCTCAAGGAGCAGGAGAAGGACAAGGAGATCTCCCGCATCAAGAACGAGCTGTCCCAGAAGGAGCACGAGTTCGTCGAGCTCCAGGACAAGCAGCTGGAGATGGAGCGGCAGGTCACCGACTCGGCGGCGGAGATGGCGCGCCGGGACGCGCAGATCAAGACGCTCACCACCAAGGTGGACCAGCTCACCGCGGACAAGAAGAAGGTGGATCAGCAGCTCGTCGCCGCCAAGGACGAGGCGCGCGGGGCCTCCTCGAAGCTCACCGCGCTCCAGGCCGAGGTGGACGCTCACAACGAGCAGCAGGCCACCGCCCAGGCGGAGCTGGACGAGCTGCGCGGCCGGGTGGGCCAGATCGAGGCGGACCTGGAGGCGGCTCGCGGCGAGGCCGAGGAGCTGCGCGGCCAGGCGGAGAGCGCGCGCCAGGAGGCCAGCGAGCTGCAGGGCCAGCTGGAGGCGGCGCAGTCGGAGCTGGAGACGGTGCGCGGCGAGCTGACGAGCCAGGCGGCCCAGGCCTCCGAGGAGGCCGAGGGCCTGCGCAAGCGCGTCTCCGAGTTGGAGGAGGCGGCGGTGCGCAACGAGGAGCGCGTCACCAAGCTCTACTCCCGCATCAAGAACGACGAGAAGCTGCGCGAGCGGGCCAAGAAGGCGCTCGGCATCGCCCAGCAGCTCCTCGAGGAGCAGCCCTCCGTCGAGGAGGACGCGGACGAGGCCGCGGCCTGA
- the ald gene encoding alanine dehydrogenase: MIVGVPKEIKTREYRVGMVPAGVRALTSAGHKVLVEANAGVGSGIPDSEYQRVGAEIVKTADEVWSRAEMIVKVKEPIAPEYERIQPGQIVYTYFHLAGVDPELTKVLVKKKAAAVAYETLQLDDGSLPLLKPMSEVAGKMAIQVGATCLEKAHGGKGILLGGVPGVRRGRVAIIGGGVVGTCAAKVAVGMGAEVTILDVNLERLTYLDDVFLGRVATLASDSENIARAVRESDLVIGGVLIPGGKAPKLVSEALIKEMEPGSAVVDVAVDQGGCIETCRPTTHDNPTYTVHGVVHYCVANMPGAVPQTSTFALTNTTRPYAKKIADMGLVEAVKSDKALARAMNTYDGKVTYEAVAKDLGYDYVSIADALGTKSR; the protein is encoded by the coding sequence GTGATCGTCGGAGTTCCCAAGGAGATCAAAACCCGTGAGTACCGCGTCGGCATGGTTCCGGCGGGCGTGCGCGCGCTGACGAGCGCGGGCCACAAGGTGCTGGTCGAGGCCAATGCAGGTGTCGGCTCCGGCATCCCCGACTCCGAGTACCAGCGCGTCGGCGCGGAGATCGTCAAGACCGCGGACGAGGTGTGGTCGCGCGCGGAGATGATCGTCAAGGTCAAGGAGCCCATCGCGCCCGAGTACGAGCGCATTCAGCCCGGTCAGATCGTCTACACCTATTTCCACCTGGCCGGCGTGGACCCCGAGCTGACCAAGGTGCTCGTGAAGAAGAAGGCCGCCGCGGTGGCCTACGAGACGCTGCAGCTGGATGACGGCAGCCTGCCGTTGCTCAAGCCCATGAGCGAGGTGGCCGGCAAGATGGCCATCCAGGTCGGCGCCACCTGTCTGGAGAAGGCGCACGGCGGCAAGGGCATCCTGCTGGGCGGCGTGCCCGGCGTACGCCGCGGCCGCGTGGCCATCATCGGCGGTGGCGTGGTGGGCACCTGCGCCGCCAAGGTCGCCGTGGGCATGGGCGCCGAGGTCACCATCCTCGACGTGAACCTCGAGCGGCTCACCTACCTGGATGACGTGTTCCTCGGCCGCGTGGCCACCCTGGCCTCCGACAGCGAGAACATCGCCCGCGCGGTGCGCGAGTCGGATCTCGTCATCGGCGGCGTGCTCATCCCCGGCGGCAAGGCCCCCAAGCTCGTCTCCGAGGCGCTGATCAAGGAGATGGAGCCCGGCTCCGCGGTGGTGGACGTGGCGGTGGATCAGGGCGGCTGCATCGAGACGTGCCGCCCCACCACGCACGACAACCCCACCTATACGGTGCATGGCGTGGTCCACTACTGCGTGGCCAACATGCCCGGCGCGGTGCCGCAGACCTCCACCTTCGCCCTCACCAACACCACGCGCCCCTACGCCAAGAAGATCGCCGACATGGGCCTGGTCGAGGCCGTGAAGTCGGACAAGGCCCTGGCCCGCGCGATGAACACCTACGACGGCAAGGTCACCTACGAGGCCGTCGCCAAGGACCTCGGCTACGACTACGTGTCGATCGCCGACGCCCTCGGCACCAAGAGCCGGTAG
- a CDS encoding biotin--[acetyl-CoA-carboxylase] ligase yields MAPETAEQTQEELILGFLLEGGEDFTSGEALSSKLGLSRTAVWKRVEALRGKGYRIEAIPARGYRLVEVPDRLTALELNPLLSSRELGRIIHSHDTLPSTNERAFRLAHDGAEHGTVVVTDQQTAGKGRRGRTWVSPPGLNLYFSAILRPELPPQRAPELTLVAAVALTEVLREFGTEAFIKWPNDVQIGGLKVAGILTELSAEPERVHFVVLGVGVNLNSQPEHFPEELRGTATSVAQALGQRVPRAAFAASLWTRLEKWLDLHLETGFGAVRQRWKALSSTLGQDVLVRTDRREFQGHAEDIDAAGALLVRVEDGSLERVLAGDVERLRPRATNRP; encoded by the coding sequence ATGGCTCCCGAGACTGCCGAGCAGACGCAGGAAGAGCTGATCCTGGGCTTCCTCTTGGAAGGAGGGGAAGACTTCACCTCTGGCGAGGCGCTCTCCAGCAAGCTGGGCCTGTCGCGCACCGCCGTGTGGAAGCGTGTGGAGGCCCTGCGCGGCAAGGGCTACCGAATCGAAGCCATCCCGGCGCGGGGCTACCGCCTGGTGGAGGTGCCGGATCGGCTCACCGCGCTGGAGCTCAACCCGCTGCTCTCCTCGCGCGAGCTGGGCCGCATCATCCACTCTCACGACACGTTGCCCTCCACGAATGAGCGGGCCTTCCGGCTGGCGCACGACGGGGCGGAGCACGGCACGGTGGTGGTGACGGACCAGCAGACGGCGGGCAAGGGGCGGCGGGGGCGCACGTGGGTGTCGCCGCCGGGGCTCAACCTCTACTTCTCCGCCATCCTCCGGCCGGAGCTGCCGCCGCAGCGCGCGCCCGAGCTGACGCTGGTGGCCGCGGTGGCGCTCACCGAGGTGCTGCGCGAGTTCGGCACCGAGGCGTTCATCAAGTGGCCCAATGACGTGCAGATCGGCGGGCTCAAGGTGGCGGGCATCCTCACGGAGCTGTCCGCCGAGCCCGAGCGGGTGCATTTCGTGGTGCTGGGGGTGGGGGTGAACCTCAACTCCCAGCCGGAGCACTTCCCCGAGGAGCTGCGCGGCACGGCCACCTCGGTGGCGCAGGCCCTGGGCCAGCGCGTGCCCCGGGCGGCCTTCGCCGCCAGCCTGTGGACGCGGCTGGAGAAGTGGCTGGACCTGCACCTGGAGACGGGCTTCGGCGCGGTGCGCCAGCGCTGGAAGGCGCTGTCCTCCACGCTGGGGCAGGACGTGCTGGTGCGCACGGATCGCCGGGAGTTCCAGGGCCACGCCGAGGACATCGACGCGGCGGGCGCACTGCTGGTGCGAGTAGAGGATGGCTCGCTCGAGCGGGTGCTGGCCGGAGACGTGGAGCGGCTGCGGCCCCGGGCGACGAACCGGCCGTGA